The following DNA comes from Streptococcus pasteurianus.
CGCAAGTCGCTCTGACCGTTTATTTGCCTATTTTGATTGGGAATGCGGTGGACGTTGTCTTATCTCCGAAATCAATTAGTTTAATTGTGCCAATTGTAGCGAAAATGATTGTTGTTGTCGCTTTGAATACCTTGGTGCAATGGGTGAATCCATTGATTTATAACCGTCTAACGTTTGGTTACATTTACACATTGCGTCAAAAAGTCATGGAAAAATTAAACCAGATGCCGATTTCTTATCTTGACAAGAAAAGTTCAGGTGATTTGGTTAGTCGTGTGACAACTGATGCCGAACAATTGAGCAATGGTCTGTTAATGGTGTTCAATCAATTTTTCATTGGTATTCTAACGATTATCATTACCATTGTGACAATGGCTGATATTGATTTGTTAATGCTTGGTTTGGTGCTAATTTTGACACCATTATCACTTTTCTTAGCACGTTTTATTGCTCAAAAGAGTTATCATCTTTATCAAAATCAAACAAAATCACGCGGGCAACAAACGCAGTATATTGAAGAAATGATTCGTCAAGAAAGTTTACTCCACACCTTCAATGCGCAAGATATGGCTATTGACACTTTCACGACGATTAATGATACTTATGCTGATTACTCACAAGGAGCTATTTTCTATTCTTCAGCGGTTAATCCGTCAACGCGTTTCATTAATAGCTTGATTTATGCTCTCTTGGCAGGAGTAGGGGCACTTCGGATTATGTCAGGCGCTTTTACAGTTGGGCAATTGACAACTTTCTTGAATTATGTCAATCAATACACCAAGCCATTTAATGACATTTCATCCGTTTTGTCAGAATTGCAGAGCGCCATTGCCTGTGCAGAACGTCTCTACGCTATTTTAGACGAAGAAAATGAGCCTCTTCCAGTAAAAGCTCAGCTTAACGCGGATAGTATCCAAGGACAAATTGAATTCAAAGATGTGTCGTTTGGTTATACTAGCCAAAATACCTTGATTAACCACCTTAATTTATCAATCCCAGCGGCTTCAAAAGTGGCTATCGTTGGACCAACGGGGGCAGGAAAATCAACTTTAATCAATCTTTTAATGCGTTTTTATGAAGTCAATAGCGGAGCTATTTATTTGGATGGCGTTTCTATGGCAGATTATTCTGTATCAGAATTGCGCCAACAAATCGGTATGGTATTGCAAGAAACGTGGCTGAAAGTTGGAACGATTCACGATAATATTGCATATGGAAATCCTGATGCTACACGCGAAGAAGTCATTGCTGCCGCAAAAGCAGCCAATGCTGATTTCTTTATTCGTCAGTTGCCAAATGGTTACGATACTTATCTGGCTGATGCAGGAGCGTCATTGTCGCAAGGACAACGTCAGCTGTTAACGATTGCTCGAATTTTTGTCAAACTACCAAAAATCCTAATTCTCGATGAAGCAACTTCATCTATCGATACTCGGACAGAAGTGTTGATTCAAGAAGCTTTTGAAAAATTAATGCAAGGAAGGACAAGTTTTATCATTGCACACCGCTTGTCAACAATTCAATCAGCTGATTTTATTTTAGTCATGGTAGATGGTGACATTGTTGAACATGGTACGCATGACGATTTAATGGCAAAACAAGGCGTTTATTACCAAATGCAAACAGCCCAAGCAGGGTAGAAAAGATGTGAAAGTTGTCATCGTTGTTTACGTAAATATAATTATGTAAACAGATGTAAGAATTTTTCGATTCTCAGTTTAAATTAGAAAAGAAACTCCCTTAGAAATCGCTATTCTAAGGGAGTTTCTTTGTATTCATTAGTGATTTGGTCCCCATGCGCTGACAGATTTTTCATTAACAGGAAAAACGCCATAGCCTTGCGCATCAATCGTGACCTCGGTCTGATTATTTTCTAAGGCGTCTGTAAAAATGTGGTTAGCCCATTTCTCGCCAACAAATAAGCGTTTTGAAGTAGCGTTAGCATTACTGATGAGTATAGCTAGTGCTGTGGGGTGTTCATCATCCCCAAGACAAGTCCACGCA
Coding sequences within:
- a CDS encoding ABC transporter ATP-binding protein, giving the protein MKAKNQNHTSRRLFQDLLSQKGLVLGATLGTIAQVALTVYLPILIGNAVDVVLSPKSISLIVPIVAKMIVVVALNTLVQWVNPLIYNRLTFGYIYTLRQKVMEKLNQMPISYLDKKSSGDLVSRVTTDAEQLSNGLLMVFNQFFIGILTIIITIVTMADIDLLMLGLVLILTPLSLFLARFIAQKSYHLYQNQTKSRGQQTQYIEEMIRQESLLHTFNAQDMAIDTFTTINDTYADYSQGAIFYSSAVNPSTRFINSLIYALLAGVGALRIMSGAFTVGQLTTFLNYVNQYTKPFNDISSVLSELQSAIACAERLYAILDEENEPLPVKAQLNADSIQGQIEFKDVSFGYTSQNTLINHLNLSIPAASKVAIVGPTGAGKSTLINLLMRFYEVNSGAIYLDGVSMADYSVSELRQQIGMVLQETWLKVGTIHDNIAYGNPDATREEVIAAAKAANADFFIRQLPNGYDTYLADAGASLSQGQRQLLTIARIFVKLPKILILDEATSSIDTRTEVLIQEAFEKLMQGRTSFIIAHRLSTIQSADFILVMVDGDIVEHGTHDDLMAKQGVYYQMQTAQAG